One Alnus glutinosa chromosome 13, dhAlnGlut1.1, whole genome shotgun sequence genomic window, ATAAACTTAATAAAAGAGCAGAGCCCACCCAAGAAGTTATGATCAATAATGCCCTTGCCTTCCACAACATGTGCAAAATCAACAAGTTTAACTTCAGCACTGGAACTCCTTCCTTTAGACACTGATTCCTTATCATAGACCAAAAGAACTGAACAAGAATAGAAATGGAAAATGGTTTGATCCTCAAACCATTTTTTGAGCTCCAACAATTGTGCCAAAATTCCAGCAGAACCACCATAAACAGTTGATGCAAAAGAGCAATCAGGGTCCATACCTGAATCTGCACATGCGTTAGAAGAAACAAACTTCCTCAGAACTAACCTGACATCCTTGGCAGTAAAGTTCTTGATAAGCTTCTTATCAGGCTTCCAGATCCCAGATTCTTTGCTCCCATGTACCTGCAATCCAGATATCCTAAACCCCAGTGCAAGGCTCGTCGATTCTCTGTCTTTCTTAAAGCACTTCTGGATATATTCCTCTGATGCTTCGGGATACCATGTTCTGGATCCAATCTTGATGTCCATGATAGATGGATTGAGGCAACTTGAGACAATATCTTGCAACACAAGATGAGGATGCAGGCCAGACCCATCAGATGCTTCTATAAGCTGAGTGCCATGAAAAATAGGGAAGAATCTACGAATGTGATTTGGAATCTTATTGTTTGAAGAGAAAGATGTATAAAAGGCCACCTCTGCGGACCCACGTTCATCACTTTGAAGAGGCTTGTAGAAGTGCCCTGAATCATCTACCAAAGGACCAATCATTCCATCACAGGCCTGGTGGCCTGCAACCTGATGATCTGGGACCTTAAACATGGTATGGAGTATAAGAACCTCGCACCAAAGTCACTATTTATTCTcttcaactttatttatcccATACTGATACTACTATATCAGTTTTAACCAAATGTAATAGAAGCATGCACCTCCTGCATATCCCAGTGGACATTCCGTCAGCTATCAGACATTTTATGAACAAACAATTAATGAAAACTGCATCATAACCAAAGGCAATGGTCTCCATATAAGGCAAAATTGTGACCAccatttattgaaaataaagacggtaaattaagtaacaataaCAAACATGGTTAGCAATGTCCCATGGAAATCCTAACATGATTTTATGGAATGGACTTTATTGTAGGAAAGCTTGATATTAAGGTTTCTGATCTCAAATATTCCACCAAGATCCTACCCATCTTAATGAATTTAGCAAATAACTTGAGCTTCAAATGAAAAACGTAATCCCTCCATTCGGTCTAATTCACAACCACATAATCATGCATGCAGATCCTACTGCAGTGGTTTTCTGCAAACCCAAAATCAGTCTATCCTAGGAAGGTTGTGTACAGcgtgaaaactgaaaataaatgaTCCAATCACCCATATGCAAACAACAAAGACAGAAATCTACAAAAGAAATTCATTCTCTATAATCGGAAAATAAATAGCTTAGTGTTCCACAaatctgacaaaaaaaaaaatcaaacagaaaGAGGGATCGAGCGCTCACCGATTGTTGTTTGATTCGAATCCGATGaaatgagagagtgagagtgagagagactgAAGATGTCGCGGAGTATTACTCATGGAGTAATATTACTATGTTCTGCGCGTGGAATGTACGCGTCCAAGGCATAAATTTTGCGTGGCCCAACGAGAACGACACGACGCGTGGTTGCTATGCAATATGCATGAAGTCGACAATACCTTATGGAGAATctctattttagttttatttttattttctcacaAAGCCAAAATACAAAGTAGATTGTTATTTTCTTGTCCAAAGTAattaatctaaaatttaatgcTAATTTGCGTTAGCATGTAAgagaatatgaaattttttttgtttgcaaaaatgtttttaatttgacATAAAgtgaaataattttaaatgtttcagtattttgtattttgaattatttattatatatataataaaaaaaaattgcataaaaaGCGTTGCCGATCATAACGATAAGTGTCAAATATGTCTAACTTTGTCATGCTATGTTACAAATCGGACTTATCGTGATAATTATTGCACTTACATTGCCTACAAATTCATGTCGGTATCAACAAAAACTTTTTGTATCAATTTTctgggataaatatattttagcctctcaaactaccataaTTTCTTCGGATggtctcccaaactaccaatgcttagattctggccctctaaactaccactttctgattttttggcctcatccgtccatttatgccgtcaattctaaacagaaatcCGAAAATACTCTTCCtatactttgaaattctcacggttaagggatggatatttttaggtttttgaccaatttctgttagaattgatggcataaatagacggattgggccaaaaaatcagaaagtggtagtttgggggaccagaatctaagcattggtaatTTGTGAGGCTATTCAAAAAAAAGGTGATAGTTTTGggagctaaaatatatttaaccccaATTTTATTGTTAGACACATAAAAGTACCGTCTTCGTATGTGGAgatgacacattttttaaattactaacTGTATAGACCTGTAAACCCAACCAGAGTCACATTTTCCATGCGATTAATCTTTGATCCTGAAGGAAAGATTAGTCGTCTCACTAGCTTATTTATTAAATCTGAATCAGGCTTGACTAAGTACATATTGGCAATTGTTTGAGAAAGTGGACAACTGCATTTTTGTGTCAAAATAACGAAGATGATAGAACAAATTAGCGTTTCACCGGCCTTGATAGCGTCTCACCActaaaagagaagagaagtcACACctcaaaaaaacaaatgtctttttttttttcttccataaatatttatatgtctattacaataaaacattatgcttaaataaGCTCATagattaaactctaaccctaatatGGCTAACTTTGGGCCAAGTCCATTTTTGAATTACAAATAGCTTAAACTTTGGGTtaaattcataattaaattcaaataaaactaataatttaaataaaactaaatgacCAATTTATTCTAATCCCACGATACAAGCCTGTTCATTTCTGAGTGTCACAACTGGTACAAATACAGTTTCTTAGGGTCTGGCCAAGAAGCTTTGGTTGTATCCTCATCCGAGCAAGTCAGATCTCTGAGATAAACTTAATAAAAGAGCAGAGCCCACCCAAGAAGTTATGATCAATAATGCCCTTGCCTTCCACAACATGTGCAAAATCAACAAGTTTAACTTCAGCACCGGAACTCCTTCCTTTAGACACTGATTCCTTATCATAGACCAGAAGAACTGAGCAAGAAGAGAAATGGAAAATGGTTTGATCTTCAAACCATTCTTTGAGCTCCAACAATTGTGCCAAAATTCCAGCAGAACCACCATAAACAGTTGATGCAAAAGAGCAATCAGGGTCCATACCTGAATCTGCACGTGTTAGAAGAAACAAACTTCCTCAGAACTAACCTGACATCCTTGGCAGTAAAGTTCTTGATAAGCTTCTTATCAGGCTTCCAGATCCCAGATTCTTTGCTCCCATGTACCTGCAATCCAGATATCCTAAACCCCAGTGCAAGGCTCGTCGATTCTCTGTCTTTCTTAAAGCACTTCTGGATATATTCCTCTGATGCTTCGGGATACCATGTTCTGGATCCAATCTTGATGTCCATGATAGATGGATTGAGGCAACTTGAGACAACATCTTGCAACACAAGATGAGGATGCAGGCCAGACCCATCAGATGCTTCCATAAGCTGAGTGCCATGAAAAATAGGGAAGAATTTACGGATGTGATTTGGAATCTCACTGTTAGACGAGAAAGACTTATAAAAGGCCTCCTCAGTGGACCCACGTTCACCACTTTGAAGAGGCTTGTAGAAGTGCCCTGAATCATCCACCAAAGGACCAATCATTCCATCACAGGCCCGGTGGCCTGCAACCTGATGATCTGGAACCTTAAGAGGCATGGTATGGAGGAGTATAAGAACCtggatttttttaacaaacatgGTTAGCAATGTCCCATGTAAATCCTAACAAGTGACATGCTAATGCAGAGGTTTTGTGTCTAATTCACAACCACATAAATCATGTAGATCCTAATGCAGAGCAACTTTTTAATATACGTACGGATGATTATGGTTGAGGTCGTCTATCCTAGGAAGGTTGTTGACTCGTTGTGTATAGCGTGGAAACTGAAAATAAATGAtccttttctcttaattattttcctgAGGTAGTACCGTTAATTAGGCCCCATTCAGTAATGCTGTAGGATACTCTAAAGTTGATCTGACGTGATTTCTGAATATAAAAACTCATTTTCACGACCCATATGCTATGTGAGACCATGAGGATTGTGTAGGGTACTCTTTGCGATATGACCATATGTGGGGTAAATATCATTAGTAAAGAAATAATACGTTGTAAATACTAAATACATACCCAGAATCTGTCTAATAGCCACAGAATCAACCCAAGGGCTCACAGAATTAAGAGTGATGCCtaccaatctttttttttttcttttttttctgacATGCCATACAAGAGGAATTAGTAACCTTCATGAGGCATGGTCTCCAGCCAATTGAACTACCATTTGAGGACGCCTACCAATCATATGGTAGGTATAGATCTTCCAGTTTTGTTAACAATAGAATATTGAGTCTCTTTGAAAAGTTTAAAAGAAATGGACAATCTCTTCTAATTGTGAATTACGActtttataggtttttttttttttttattttttttatttttattttttttatgggtaaGAAAATTATATAGAATTTATTATAGTAAACACATTTAGAtgtaattttacaaaaatatattgacatgtGAGGATGTTTGTCTCGAGATATTTATGAGTTTGCTTTCAAATAAGATGCATATCCACAAAGTACACCATTTTTCTCAAATCCAAATTTTCCTAATATCCTGTGATGGAGTTTTGGACTTACAGCCTTctcaaatccaaataaaaaaaaataaaaaggaaaaaattgtgCGTATGTCGTTTAATCTTAAATTTGGATACTTTGGTTTAATTAATTCTTATATTTGCTTAAATTTGAATTAATTTTCCTTTATATTGTTTGTTGATTTATACTATTGTCGATTTATACcaagtttttttaattgtagaaAATAGATCACAATTGGTTAAGTTTTCATAATCAATTATTCCGGTGTGAGAATTAATAAGTCTAAAGAAGTATTTTAGAGTGTTTTACCAAACATGCGAGATTTTTGTTTGGCACAGCTTTTTAGATAGTagaagaattttaattttaagctCCTCACCGcaatcctttttttattttttattttttgaagtctTCTCACCACAATCCTAAACAGGCAATTAGAGCAACTCCAGCAGACCATTCATACAGCTCATAATACCTACAtttatgttccgtttgtttcggtgtaaaatggtttccgtcgtaaaatattttcaggaaagtcatttttcagaaaaatattttccgttgaaaatattttccggtgtttggcgcatacgaaaaattacaaatattttgtaaattttaatttaatcatattaattttaaaaaaattaaaaattaaaataatataaaaatatttttttatatttgacacatacaaattccggcaaacgtggtcggaatctggccatttgtgccggattccagcAATCTCTACCGGAACCCCGCACAAAACGGCTGGATCCCGGCCAATTGACAAGAAGCCGGCCGTCCTGGCCAGATTTCAGCCAGCTGGCAGGGATCCTGCTGTTCTGGGAGGATCCTGGCTATATGGCCGGGGATCCGGCCAGTTTGGCCTGAATCTGGCACGATACTGCCAGAATTCGGCAATGGTTgccggatgtcgccggattcctgCACTAACCGGTGTTAGAATCTGGCTTGTCGGAATTCGGCgatagtcaactgcttgaacgtaaaggtcgactacattgtttaaaaaagagtCGATTGTGTCTACCatttacggaaaatgatttacgctctttttttttcttcgaaatttattaagtatttttggtcaaatgaaaatcatttttcggttgatcattattttcgctcctaccaaacacatgaaaataccgaaatcattttacgccgaaacaaacggagcattaaatatacaactttttcaccaccttgtctatgtggcaaggtggtggTTCCTCACTaagtttagagtttttttttttttttttttaaataaaataaggtggggAACCACCATCTTGGTACATAGACAAagtgatgaaaagttgtatatttagatgatgAAGAATCACATCTCATTTGCTAATTGCTATGCATCAAGAAGAATCTctaatattttagttttatttttattttctcacaATGCCAAAATTCAAAGTAGATTGTTATTTTCATTCccaattaataataattcatcTGCTAATTTTCGTTACCATGTCAaagaatatgattttttttttttacaaaaatgttttaatttgacataaaggtgaaataattttaaatgcttcaagagtgttttgtattttgaataatttgttaatttttatttttcatttttttattttatatatatatatatatatatatatatatatatatatatatatatatatatatatatatatatatatatatataaaataagaaaaaatattggaCAAAAAGCGTTGTCAATCGAAATGATAATTGTAAAATACGTccaactttatatatatataaaataagaaaaaatattggaCAAAAAGCGTTGTCAATCGAAATGATAATTGTAAAATACGTCCAACTTTGTGATGCTATGAATGTTTCGTTCGTTCATAAATCATAAGTTCATAACCATCCCTTTCTACGATTTCCTTTGAACCATGCTGTCTATATCACTCTTTTATGATGGGCTCAATATTCCAAACTTgggcgttttttttttttttttttttttttttttttttaaatttatttattaattttttatttatttttaaggggGGCGTGATCTTAGTTGAGAATAACATGAATGACAGTCAAATAGTCACATTTTACAGTAGAAAGATGctcatggtattagagcattcacagtggCTTATGTAAAAGTCACTGTAAATctaaaatacataacaaaacCACAAAAAGCCTATTCCATCGGCTTCTCTATTCCAAATCTACTCaatattttattgttgtttctctcactttcttcctctttctcgtCACTTTCACTTTCTTTCGCTTGCCCCTTCAGTCTCTCTAGGAAGTACAGGCGAGCTCGTCGTCACTAGCTCGGGGGTTGGAGATCTCGACGGTGACGACTACCGGATCGTCGGGCTGCTACACGTCCTTGTTCGAGGGAATCAAACTTTGGCACAAAACTGAGCTCTTACTCAAACGGAAGATGACGATGCGTTTGGGTGTGAGTTTCTCTTTGTGTGTTTGTGGGAAACGGAGATGATGGGTTGGAGTTGATGAGAGAAGGGCTTGATTTCGGTATTTGACAAGGGATAGGCGATCGACGGTGGAGATGTTGTGGAGGAGGACGCCGGAGGGGAGAGGAGGGAGAAGATGGCTTGGGAGTAATCAtccagaagaaaaaagaaaaaaaaaataaaaaattccttttATGAATGCAGATAATGAGTGGCAGCGTGGAGATGGAACCATCCagaagatatttttattttttttatattttttttttatatgcgTGCAGAAGATGCGTGGAGATGGAACCatccagaagaaaaaaaaaaagaaaaaaaatattaaaaatgattattttaataaaatagataaaaatttagataatcgGAATAATGATAGTTTTGAAAGTGGTTAgctaaactatcaaaaagtgGGTTTTAattatctaaaataaataaaaatttgcatCATCCGATGAGAATATTCTTACAGTTTTTATTGTAGcttttttacaaattgacataaaaattcataatttttaaaatgattaagaATTTATGATCGACAAAGCCAAGCACTAAATTCATACTTATTATAAAACTCTAATATGAACCGTCCAAAATCTATCACatcatttattataaaaatgataattaaaaaaaaagtatttaatattttatttttagtcaccCTCTGCCCATCCTGGCCTCTCACTAGTCACTATCATGGAGCGCCTTTCCCACCTCTTCACCCCCCTCCCCACGGATAATTGCTACTTGGATTATTCTCCCCCATGCCATGCCCTTCCAAAATTGCTTTAGAATCAAATGGACAAAAAAAACTCAGTTTGTTTCTGGTATCAATAAAACCGGCAATAATAGCACCGTTGCTGACATACAACATCTCATAAGCTCTTGGATGgaaagaaaaatgctatatgtatttaaatttttataaaggaAGCCTTATTAAGATGATGTTGAACTTATTAATTAGTActcgtaacattttttttaataattgttttgatcatctcaaATAAATAAGCTCATCATCAGTTAGTAATGCTctatttgtaaaagtttaaatatatatagcatttctcggGTGGGAATAGGGCGTTACCAGGCCATCCGAATGATGTTAGCAGTATAATGCGAATAAATGCGAGGACAGATCATGAGAAACTACATAGCAAACTATGTAGTGGGAATAAGACTGGTAAATTTTACTACTAATGTGGCAAGCAGggaaaatcaaaattcaatgcTTTTGTGTATCAACATATACCGGTCCAATCCAGAAGTGCAACAACAGCATTGCAGGTAAAACATTCTAAGATCAATCCATTGAAACAACCTAATCAATGTGAATAAAAATAAGGCCCAATAAAGTAGAAAGTAATAAGAGCCTAAACACTTTAGATTTCAGAATCCCACAATACAACTATACAAGCCTGTTCATTTCTGAATGTCACAACTGGTACAAATACAGTTCTTAGGGTCTAGCTGGCCAAGAAGCTTTTGTTGTATCCTCATCTGAGCAGGTCAGATCTCTGAGATAAACTTAATAAAAGAGCAGAGCCCACCCAAGAAGTTATGATCAATAATGCCCTTGCCCTCCACAACATGTGCAAAATCAACAAGTTTAACTTCAGCACCGGAACTGCTTCCTTTAGACACTGATTCCTTATCATAGACCAAAAGAACTGAACAAGAATAGAAATGGAAAATGGTTTGATCCTCAAACCATTTTTTGAGCTCCAACAATTGTGCCAAAATTCCAGCAGAACCGCCATAAACAGTTGATGCAAAAGAGCAATCGGGGTCCATACCTGAATCTGCACATGTGTTAGAAGAAACAAACTTCCTCAGAGCTAACCTGACATCCTTAGCAGTAAAGCTCTTGATAAGCTTCTTATCAGGCTTCCAGATCCCAGATTCGTTGCTCCCATGTACCTGCAATCCACATATCAGAAACCCCAGTGCAAGGCTCGTCGATTCTGTGTCTTTCTTAAAGCACCTCTGGATATATTCCTCTGATGCTTCGGAATACCATGTTCTGGATCCAATCTTGATGTCCATGATAGACGGATTGAGGCAACTTGAGACAACATCTTGCAACACAAGATGAGGATGAAGGCCAGACCCATCAGATGCTTCTATAAGCTGAGTGCCATGAAAAATAGGGAAGAATTTACGGATGTGATTTGGAATCTCACTGTTGGACGAGAAAGATTTATAGAAGGCCTCCTCTGTGGACCCACGTTCACCACTTTGAAGAGGCTTGTAGAAGTGCCCTGAATCATCCACCAAAGGACCAATCATTCCATCACAGGCCTGGTGGCCTGCAACCTGATGATCTGGGGCCTTAAGCATGGTATGGAGTATAAGAACCTCGCACCAAAGTCACAATTTGTTCTcttcaactttatttatcccTTACTGATACTGCTATATCAGTTTTAACCAAATGTAATAGAAGCATGCACCTCCTACATATCCGAGTGGACATTCCGTCAGCTATCAGACATTTTATGAACAGACAATTATTAAGGTTTATGATCTCAAATATTCCACCAACATCCTACCCATTTTTATGAATTTAGCAAATAACTTGACCTTCAAATGAAAAACGTAATCCTTCCATTCGGTCTAATTCACAACCACATAATCATACATGCAGATCCTACTGCAGTGGTTTTCTGCAAAACCAAAATCAGTCTATCCTAGGAAGGTTGTGTACAGcgtgaaaactgaaaataaatgaTCCAATCACCCATATGCAAACAACAAAGACAGAAATTTACAAAAGAAGCTCATTCTCTATAATCGGAAAACAAATAGCTTAGTGTTCCACAAAtctgacaaaaaagaaaaaaaaaaacaaacagaaagaGGGATCGTGCGCTTACCGATTGTTGTTTGATTTGAATCGGATGaaatgagagagtgagagtgagagagagagagagagagatgtcgcGTAGGAGAATATTAATATTACTCCATGAGTAATATTACTATATCTGCGCGTGGAATGTACGCGTCCAAGCATAAATTTTGCACGGCCCAACGAGAACGACACGACGCGTGGTTGCTATGCAATAGAGAAATGATAGgggtactaaatttttttaccaaaagataggtaccaaatgatgtggagcttattcattggtacttgtagcatttctttttattaattgttttgatcatctccaatgaataaactccacatcatttggtacccatcttttggtaaaaaaatttggtacacctagcatttctctatgCAATATGCATAAAGTCGACGATATCTTAAGGAGAATCTCATTTTAGTTGGAGGCCGGCTACACTTGCGCCCAAAATCTAAGACCCATTTTTTACAACCTGACGTGGCATTACAcatgagattattttttttccttttatttttttttttctttcgttttcttcttttggaaGCCAAGCCACCAGCACCCCAACCACTCCGGCGAGggaaagagagatccggcgctCCCAACCCCAACCTATACCTAGACCATCGGCGACAGAGAGAAATCCGGCGAGGGAAAGAGAGATTCGGCCGGCGTGCAtgggtttccggccggatctctctttctctcaccccgACCCAACCCCGACCACCTATGAtagagagagatccggccggttTGCGTGGCTtgccggccggatctctctttctctcacctgACCTAACCTCGATCACCTgtgacagagagagatccggccatTGTGCTCATTTTTCCGGTcggatctctctcttttttttgggtttccgGCCGGAGCCACGAAACCCACGTCGGAAATCCATCTTTCCCGAGTCCGGTACTCTCCCTCGTCGCCCCAAGCTTCAGATCCCGTCGTTGCCGgctagagagaagaagaagaacgagagagagagcgttttgttttaatgaagaaaaagaaaaaaagaatgttagatttacaacaccaatacaacaactgtataacaattcctcacatgagggtgggtctcacatactggggcccaccctcatgtgaggggttgttgtacagttgttgtattggtgttgtacaagaattaaatcccaaaaagaaaatctgaCGTGAAAATGCCAAATCAGGGTGTAATAAATGGATGTGAAacttgagaaatgctagatgtACCAAAATTTTTACAAAGAGACCTTTACAATCATTCTacataagacaaaaatgccctttaaatccaaaaaaagcTACAGTCCAAGAAGT contains:
- the LOC133854619 gene encoding inositol polyphosphate multikinase beta-like; this translates as MFKVPDHQVAGHQACDGMIGPLVDDSGHFYKPLQSDERGSAEVAFYTSFSSNNKIPNHIRRFFPIFHGTQLIEASDGSGLHPHLVLQDIVSSCLNPSIMDIKIGSRTWYPEASEEYIQKCFKKDRESTSLALGFRISGLQVHGSKESGIWKPDKKLIKNFTAKDVRLVLRKFVSSNACADSGMDPDCSFASTVYGGSAGILAQLLELKKWFEDQTIFHFYSCSVLLVYDKESVSKGRSSSAEVKLVDFAHVVEGKGIIDHNFLGGLCSFIKFISEI
- the LOC133854194 gene encoding inositol polyphosphate multikinase beta-like, with the protein product MLKAPDHQVAGHQACDGMIGPLVDDSGHFYKPLQSGERGSTEEAFYKSFSSNSEIPNHIRKFFPIFHGTQLIEASDGSGLHPHLVLQDVVSSCLNPSIMDIKIGSRTWYSEASEEYIQRCFKKDTESTSLALGFLICGLQVHGSNESGIWKPDKKLIKSFTAKDVRLALRKFVSSNTCADSGMDPDCSFASTVYGGSAGILAQLLELKKWFEDQTIFHFYSCSVLLVYDKESVSKGSSSGAEVKLVDFAHVVEGKGIIDHNFLGGLCSFIKFISEI